The nucleotide window NNNNNNNNNNNNNNNNNNNNNNNNNNNNNNNNNNNNNNNNNNNNNNNNNNNNNNNNNNNNNNNNNNNNNNNNNNNNNNNNNNNNNNNNNNNNNNNNNNNNNNNNNNNNNNNNNNNNNNNNNNNNNNNNNNNNNNNNNNNNNNNNNNNNNNNNNNNNNNNNNNNNNNNNNNNNNNNNNNNNNNNNNNNNNNNNNNNNNNNNNNNNNNNNNNNNNNNNNNNNNNNNNNNNNNNNNNNNNNNNNNNNNNNNNNNNNNNNNNNNNNNNNNNNNNNNNNNNNNNNNNNNNNNNNNNNNNNNNNNNNNNNNNNNNNNNNNNNNNNNNNNNNNNNNNNNNNNNNNNNNNNNNNNNNNNNNNNNNNNNNNNNNNNNNNNNNNNNNNNNNNNNNNNNNNNNNNNNNNNNNNNNNNNNNNNNNNNNNNNNNNNNNNNNNNNNNNNNNNNNNNNNNNNNNNNNNNNNNNNNNNNNNNNNNNNNNNNNNNNNNNNNNNNNNNNNNNNNNNNNNNNNNNNNNNNNNNNNNNNNNNNNNNNNNNNNNNNNNNNNNNNNNNNNNNNNNNNNNNNNNNNNNNNNNNNNNNNNNNNNNNNNNNNNNNNNNNNNNNNNNNNNNNNNNNNacaataatatatttttaaaactttagaAATCCTTATTTGGCTGGCCACAGATTTTGACCAACTTTGCGAACTGATGACTTGCCATTTGTCAAGTTGCTGTATATCTAACCCATAGGGCGTGCCAGTTTCGTCTTTATcgaaatatataatttgcctaTTAAAATGTTGATAATGATATCAATGCAGTGCATGTATTGGTTGCATATATATGGCTCCAGCAGCGCACGTCGGTTATGAACGAAAGAGGAATGTTAGGACagtaattttagtattttataattattaattggtcatttaataaaattatatctaattaTTGATTCTTAGACTTTTCCTGAACGAAATAGTAGTTAAGGAATATCAGATTAAATAATGAAACTAACAATAGTGTGTTTTAGGTAGGGAAACTAGTTGCcatattgtattattattaatgttagATAATTAACATTATAACAGTTCATTTTAGTGAATATTATAACAAATTGCAAAATAaatctaatataaaaatttactaaaaatatattttcttaaaaatttgaatttatgtttttaagaatttcaatttcatttttttatgttaagtGTTGATCACAAGttagttataaaatattaattagttcCGAAGAGTTTctctaatattattattattactagcTAGCTAGTACGTAGCTACTGCTACTTGAgtcctaatttttttattatttattatttattttaggaaaAACTATCAAAAGTACCCATAAAGTTTACGAACGCTACAAAAGTATtcataaactaagaaaattaacGCTGTACCCATGAAAGATGAGTTTCGTATGATAAAAgtatccaaatcctaattttttattaattttttaataaaatttccaAACTAACACACTTTGACCCCATTCTACCGTCACTCCCTCTCTTCTCACTTCTTTCCCTCTCTTCACTTATCTCTCTCAAACATCCTCACAGAGTCACAGAACTCTCCTCTACCTTTTCATTAGTGTCTGCCACCCACCTATTCCATTATCGCCAATCTCCTTCCCTTTCATCGCGCGCCTGTGACCCAACTTGAGGAGAATATCGCCATGGCGCACCTGTTGTAGCCAAGGAGAATATCATCGTCGCACGCCTGAGAAGAGAGAGGGGTCGTGGTACCCTTGCATGCAGGAAGAGGGATCGGTAAAGAGAAATCAAAGAAGACAACGAGGTGGCGCTGTGGATGGAAGTTCTGCCATTGATGATGTTACAACCAGCgaagaaaagaaattttttttaaaaaaatattttttatttcatttttttcttttcacaaaTTGATTTAGTTACTACTAAATGATActgttctatttttttaaaatcagcttctattttttatgaagGCTGAGATTGATTTACAGAAGATCCGGTTGATGGCTACTTCTACTTCTGATTTTTgctgaaataaattttaaatttgatgaaAAGATTTGTTGGTTTTTTATGGTTGATAGATGTTTCAACTTCTAGTTTTGCTAAAGTGAATTGAAATTGGatgaatgaatttgaaaatttttatatgttgagtattttttgtgtttgattgatttcgTTTAGGTATGGATTGTAAACTTATGAGTGAATCGGATGAGGTCCGATCCTCCACCACCACTACCACTACTATTGATTTCGGTCTGGTTTGTTGTAGGAGTAGTTTTGGACTCCATGACAAGAGTTGGTGCATATTAGGTTATGAAAGGTTGAAAAAGTAAGTTGAGGTTGAGTGTAGGGTAGTttaggaattttattaaaaaatttaacaaaaatttaggatttggatACTTTTATCGTACGAAATccatctttcatgggtacaatGCTAATTTCATTAGTTTATAGATACTTTTGTCAGCGTTCATAAACATCATGAATATTTTTGGtactttttcctttattttattatttaagtgCGCGTGCATGGTTTTCAAATCAAAGAGCCATCCCACTTATACATGTTTGACGGATAATATGGTGGCTATTCCACCCACCATCATCGTGCCATCACATGGAATACTAGTCTTTATCATCATTAGTAGCGTTCAAGTTGAAGCTTATACTAGATGAGAAATAGTTTTGGAAACTTCTTCCTATAAAGTTCAAATTTACATATTAGATGAGATGAGAGTACTTATTGGTGCGAAAATTGAAAATAGAGAAACCCAAATAAGTCAACAAAGTTATACCCCGTTCAGTCTGTCGTATTAAGCGCTTACCATAAATAAGTTGTTGAAGACTATATATTTCACATGCTTGAATTGTTATTAACATgtaaacaattattttaatagATGACTATTTACATAAAGTTAATTTGATATCAAAATGatagttaaaaattgataagaCAAGTTTATGTAAAGTGATCATCTACCTTCCTAAATCCTAATGATGTATTATTACCTCTTATTTGAATAAATTTAAACTAACTCAAAAGTACCCTgatctaaataaataaaggaaaagtataggtagataataaaaatattaaataatgtgaataattgATATATCAGATGTTTAATTTACTAGGTGTacggatgattattttaatattaagatttatgtGAGTAATTTGAAgtgtaatgtattttttttaaaggagaCTATTTCGATAAAGACactaaaaatgttttttttttctaagacGTTTACATATGTCATAATATTATTAGACATCTTTATTAAACtggttaataatttaatttttaataaattagaataaaatcggTTTATTATAACAATAATAGTAAACCCAATTGTccgtattataattattagatctGATTTGATCCGATCAATTTACACAATCTAAATCGAatcatgtttaaattttttgataaaaagataaatatatccctaatttttgtttaaaaaaaatcatgataAAATAGATTATGTAAATTGATCGGTTCGACTAAATCTGATAACAAttgaatttattgttattgttataaaaaaaattaattttattttaattgattaaaaaatttaaaaataacccAATAATAATACCATACATAAATatctttacaaaaaaaaaacattttatacATTTTGATATACATAAATATCTTTACAAAAAcagatattttatacattttgaTGGGACCATCCTTTATCTTTAAATTGGGTTAATTTTAATGGGCGTTATTTATATTGTTAAAAAAGACATTAGTTAACTCGCATAAcccataaataaaagaaaaagtatatggaaccaacTAATAATCAGCCAAGAATGgaataacataattaattataattagttttattaatttataatttaatttgtttgttaaattattgttgaccacGTTAGTGTTAGGAGAGAATCACGGAACAGATGCTTTGATCATTCATTAGTTGattccatataattaattatgttttattaatgcgtaacacataaaatatagaaatcatatccaaaaccatccaatttataagaaaaagaaatatccGTGTGTCTATTAGTAGCAACATCCAATTACCAGTTACCTGATTCTTGGCTTATATAGAGTTAGTTCCTAGCATTGTTGTAAATAAAATAGCTACTAACAAAGTAGGATAGTTTTTCCATGGGGCTGAAGCATCTCCGCCACTTGGCTCATGGAGggtctttgattcatgtcatctTGCACACACTGCAAAGCCACTTTgaccaaaacctcaacctgcgAAATCTCATATTCCCCTTCCAATTTAGGATCCGCAATAGCCTCAACCCAAAACTCTGTCTTGGGAGCACCGTTGATGACGTCACTCACCCACGTCACCAACCGCCGCTGCTCAATTCCCCGACTACTCAAATCAAGACTATGAGTCTCCATAGCGCTCTTCCCAGTCACCATTTCCAACACAACAATCCCGTAGCTATAAACATCCACCTTGGAAGTTATTGGAAGATTGTAAACCCACTCTGGAGCCATGTACCCACGCGTTCCTCTTATTCTTGAAAACCCAGAACCCGCACGCTCGTCTCTATTCAGAAGCTTTGAGAGCCCGAAATCCGCCACCTTGGGTTGGAAGTTGGAGTCTAGAAGAATGTTCTGCGGCTTCACATCGCAGTGCAACACCCACTCCAAGCACTCCTCGTGCAAATAAGCAAGACCTTTTGCTGTTCCAACTGCAACATCAAACCTTTTCTTCCAATCAAGCGTGTTTGAAGACAGATAATCTGCCAACGAACCATGCTCCATGTACTCATAAACCAACACCCTGTGCTTCCCTTCAACACAGTAACCCCACATGTCAATCAAATTCATGTGGTTCAACATCCCAATGGTGCTTAACTCAGCTAGGAATTCAGCTTCTCCTTGATTCGCGTCGCTGCTGAGAAGTTTGATGGCAGCAAAACGATCATCGTCTAGTTTTCCTTTGTACACAACCCCTCCGGAGCCTCGACCAATCTCATGGCTGTGGCTGAATCCTTTTGTTGCTCTTTTCAGCTCAGCATAGCTGAATCTCTGGAATCCCGTAGCGGAAAGGAGTAGCCGTTGATCTTCATGATCAGGTTGCTTGTTGGTTCTGAACAAGAAGAACCACACAGCCAAGATTGCGGTCAATTCAAGCGCCCCTACCGCGCTGGCGAACCAGAGCAAGAAATTCAACGTGGAGTTTCTTCTAGGTTTCTGGTAGAATCTATCCAAAGGTTGAGACAAACGAGAAGAACATTCCATTGGTGAATGTTTGAGAGGCTTCTTGGAAGACAATAAAGTTTGTTTCGGCAATTTCAAATATGTGTCTCCACTGAAATCAGGAGAATCTCTTCCGTTAAGCCAAACTGTCTTAGGGTAACAATTATAGGTTCGAATGTTATTGAAACTGAGTTGAAAACCTTTGCAATTATCGCAAAGTTGCGTGCATATATTCCGGCATTGTATCAAGCTTGCAACGTTGTAAACTTTGCTCTCATAGCCATAAAACTCCGTGCTTGgaagaatcacaaaatctatGGATGCATTCTTTTTTCCACTGCAACTGAGTTGTTCTTCGTCAAACTCAGGGACGCATCCGTGGGTCCAGTCATTGGGATCCTTAACCTTGAATCCTTGCATGCAATAGCAAGTTCTGCCATTAACAGGATGATAAGCGCACAAGCTATTTGCTCCGCAGAGGCCATGAACGGTACAAGGTGCGTTAATGGCTTGCCATGTTACCTCCCACATCTTACGATTCTGGTTGAAGCTGTATATACGCGGGTTTCCATCAGGATCCATGACGAGCTTTCTGTGGAGTGTGGCGAGGTAATCGGTGGAGTTGGATTGGAAGCCATCGGAGGATAAGAAGGCTCCGTAAGAATCTAAGAGTGCGATTCTTGAAATATTGAAGGTGGATCTTCCGTTAGTACTTGCAGTGTTATAGGGGGTTGGCCAGTACACGCTGGAGATGTTAGGGCCTTTGTAAAGACACTTGAGGACGTTGTCGGTGTCGAAGAAGAGCTTGTAGAAGCCTGAGGAGAAGTTTGTTGTGCTTCTTGAAGAGAGAAGGAAAGCTTGATCAGTTAGTTTTTGACCGGGAAGAAGGGTGTCCGTTGGTGAATCGAAGCTTTGCCAAAGGACGGTTCCTTGTGAAGTTTGGAGAAGGAGGTTGCCTTTATTGTTGAGCTTGAGGTGCAGTTCAGAAGAGGAGGATGTGGTGGTGGACCAGAAGGGGGTTCTTCCGGCGTCGATGAGAATAAGGTTGCCGGATttcaagagagagagagttgaggATTTTCCGTTGACGGGTTGGTCGCGGTTGGCCATCCAAACTGGGGTGGGTGTTTGTGACCTTGTGAACATCACGGAGAAACAGAAAGCGTTGTCGCCGACTTGGAAGAATCCGGCGGAGAAGTCACCATTGGCGGAGACCAGGATGTCGGTGGTTGGCTTCTCCACGGAAAGAGAGGAGCCTTGTGACAGTGTGTCTTTGGCCGCTGCCGGCGCAAAACAAGTTAAGAGCAACAGCAGGACTTGGATAGCCATTGCTTCTTTAATTTGCCAAATTAAGGAACAATAATAATCAAACTGACGATAGGATATGAAGAAAACCATATGTTCTGAACCAGattcatacatatatatatatggctgCGGCCTGCGGACGTTTCATGTTTCAACATGCCACCATTCATATATGACTGCTTGCTcacgtttttatttatttatttatttaccaaCAATTTAACTTCTtcaacaaatattattattttttgtgaacacttggttaataataataaatatataatttattaaaattttatNNNNNNNNNNNNNNNNNNNNNNNNNNNNNNNNNNNNNNNNNNNNNNNNNNNNNNNNNNNNNNNNNNNNNNNNNNNNNNNNNNNNNNNNNNNNNNNNNNNNNNNNNNNNNNNNNNNNNNNNNNNNNNNNNNNNNNNN belongs to Arachis duranensis cultivar V14167 chromosome 8, aradu.V14167.gnm2.J7QH, whole genome shotgun sequence and includes:
- the LOC107461256 gene encoding putative receptor protein kinase ZmPK1 — translated: MYESGSEHMVFFISYRQFDYYCSLIWQIKEAMAIQVLLLLLTCFAPAAAKDTLSQGSSLSVEKPTTDILVSANGDFSAGFFQVGDNAFCFSVMFTRSQTPTPVWMANRDQPVNGKSSTLSLLKSGNLILIDAGRTPFWSTTTSSSSELHLKLNNKGNLLLQTSQGTVLWQSFDSPTDTLLPGQKLTDQAFLLSSRSTTNFSSGFYKLFFDTDNVLKCLYKGPNISSVYWPTPYNTASTNGRSTFNISRIALLDSYGAFLSSDGFQSNSTDYLATLHRKLVMDPDGNPRIYSFNQNRKMWEVTWQAINAPCTVHGLCGANSLCAYHPVNGRTCYCMQGFKVKDPNDWTHGCVPEFDEEQLSCSGKKNASIDFVILPSTEFYGYESKVYNVASLIQCRNICTQLCDNCKGFQLSFNNIRTYNCYPKTVWLNGRDSPDFSGDTYLKLPKQTLLSSKKPLKHSPMECSSRLSQPLDRFYQKPRRNSTLNFLLWFASAVGALELTAILAVWFFLFRTNKQPDHEDQRLLLSATGFQRFSYAELKRATKGFSHSHEIGRGSGGVVYKGKLDDDRFAAIKLLSSDANQGEAEFLAELSTIGMLNHMNLIDMWGYCVEGKHRVLVYEYMEHGSLADYLSSNTLDWKKRFDVAVGTAKGLAYLHEECLEWVLHCDVKPQNILLDSNFQPKVADFGLSKLLNRDERAGSGFSRIRGTRGYMAPEWVYNLPITSKVDVYSYGIVVLEMVTGKSAMETHSLDLSSRGIEQRRLVTWVSDVINGAPKTEFWVEAIADPKLEGEYEISQVEVLVKVALQCVQDDMNQRPSMSQVAEMLQPHGKTILLC